In Saccharothrix syringae, the following are encoded in one genomic region:
- a CDS encoding class I SAM-dependent methyltransferase has protein sequence MEAGFWVESWELGGTKTSFHLNRVHPHALALAEREDLRGARVLVPLCGKTLDMLFLAGHAAEVVGVELVPRAVREFFDDNGLDVVEERPGVFRSGNVVIHCADLFELTAADLGPIDLVYDRASLIAFPEQMRRRYTAKIVELTRPGSRYFLNTLEYRPVLPEPPFAVGPDDVAGYYLDAFDIEHLHDEPKPEHRMVEKFGLDYLTEHGFLLTRR, from the coding sequence GTGGAAGCGGGATTCTGGGTGGAGTCTTGGGAACTGGGCGGTACCAAGACGAGCTTCCACCTCAACCGGGTGCACCCCCACGCGCTGGCCCTGGCCGAGCGGGAGGACCTGCGCGGCGCGCGGGTGCTGGTGCCGCTGTGCGGGAAGACGCTCGACATGCTGTTCCTCGCCGGGCACGCCGCCGAGGTCGTGGGGGTCGAGCTGGTGCCCAGGGCGGTGCGGGAGTTCTTCGACGACAACGGCCTCGACGTGGTCGAGGAGCGGCCGGGTGTGTTCCGCAGCGGGAACGTCGTCATCCACTGCGCGGACCTGTTCGAGCTGACCGCCGCCGACCTCGGGCCGATCGACCTGGTCTACGACCGGGCGTCGCTGATCGCGTTCCCCGAGCAGATGCGGCGGCGCTACACCGCCAAGATCGTCGAGCTGACCAGGCCGGGGTCCCGGTACTTCCTCAACACGCTGGAGTACCGGCCGGTCCTGCCCGAGCCGCCGTTCGCCGTCGGGCCCGACGACGTGGCGGGCTACTACCTCGACGCGTTCGACATCGAGCACCTGCACGACGAGCCCAAGCCGGAGCACCGGATGGTCGAGAAGTTCGGCCTGGACTACCTGACCGAGCACGGGTTCCTGCTCACCAGGCGCTGA
- a CDS encoding cellulose binding domain-containing protein codes for MSRTARRWSAAVLAAVGVASALALGQSQASAATTATVDGGTVLQPIDGFGFSQAFGRTSLIRSLSAANQQQVLDLIFNRQTGAGLSILRNGISSTGSSIQPTNPGGPNAAPRYVWNGDDDGQVWLSKKAQSYGVDRFYANAWSAPGYMKTNGTENNGGTLCGLQGATCASGDWRRAYADYLIQYTKYYAQEGIPITDLGFTNEPNYTTDYSSMRFTPAQAAEFTRVIGPLAAQAGLKLACCDPVGWNDQRSYASAITADSQASGYITTHTGHHYSSAPTSPLSVGGKRTWMSEWSPGGSSSSWNTNWDDGSGIDGFTVANSIHTALTSANVNAYVYWYAVSANNTRAFIQSNGTGFSVSKRLWAMAQYSRYIRPGAHRIGASTPDTNLKLSAYRNTDGSVVVVALNAGTGAQSTSFSLRNAGITTGTATPYVTNNGSSMAAQGTIGVNGGAFTATVPARSLVTYRITGGGSTTTTTTTTTTTTTTTTTTTTTTTTTTTTTSTPQPDGCTAAYKVTNSWQGGFQADVTVANTGSATTRGWRVSWTPTGGQAISQLWNGNLTSSGGTATVTNADYNGALAPGASATFGFTATGSPDPAPVLTCTTS; via the coding sequence ATGTCCCGTACCGCCAGGCGCTGGTCGGCGGCGGTGCTCGCCGCGGTCGGCGTCGCCTCCGCCCTCGCCCTGGGCCAGAGCCAGGCGAGCGCCGCGACGACCGCCACCGTCGACGGGGGCACCGTCCTCCAGCCCATCGACGGCTTCGGCTTCTCCCAGGCGTTCGGCCGCACGAGCCTGATCCGCTCGCTGTCCGCCGCCAACCAGCAGCAGGTCCTGGACCTGATCTTCAACCGGCAGACCGGCGCGGGCCTGAGCATCCTGCGCAACGGCATCAGCTCCACCGGCAGCTCCATCCAGCCCACCAACCCCGGCGGGCCCAACGCCGCGCCCCGCTACGTGTGGAACGGCGACGACGACGGCCAGGTGTGGCTGTCCAAGAAGGCCCAGTCCTACGGCGTCGACCGCTTCTACGCCAACGCCTGGAGCGCGCCCGGCTACATGAAGACCAACGGCACCGAGAACAACGGCGGCACGCTCTGCGGCCTCCAGGGCGCCACCTGCGCCTCCGGCGACTGGCGCCGCGCCTACGCCGACTACCTCATCCAGTACACCAAGTACTACGCCCAGGAGGGCATCCCGATCACCGACCTCGGGTTCACCAACGAACCCAACTACACCACCGACTACTCCTCGATGCGCTTCACCCCCGCCCAGGCCGCCGAGTTCACCAGGGTCATCGGCCCGCTCGCGGCCCAGGCCGGGCTCAAGCTCGCGTGCTGCGACCCGGTCGGCTGGAACGACCAGCGCTCGTACGCCTCGGCGATCACGGCCGACTCGCAGGCCAGCGGGTACATCACCACCCACACGGGCCACCACTACAGCAGCGCGCCCACCTCGCCGCTGTCCGTCGGCGGCAAGCGCACCTGGATGTCGGAGTGGTCGCCCGGCGGCAGCTCCAGTTCCTGGAACACCAACTGGGACGACGGCAGCGGCATCGACGGCTTCACCGTCGCCAACTCCATCCACACCGCCCTGACCTCGGCCAACGTCAACGCCTACGTCTACTGGTACGCGGTGTCGGCCAACAACACGCGCGCCTTCATCCAGAGCAACGGCACCGGCTTCAGCGTCTCCAAGCGCCTGTGGGCGATGGCCCAGTACAGCCGCTACATCCGGCCCGGTGCCCACCGCATCGGCGCGAGCACCCCGGACACCAACCTCAAGCTGTCCGCCTACCGCAACACCGACGGCTCGGTGGTCGTCGTCGCGCTCAACGCGGGCACCGGCGCCCAGTCCACCTCGTTCAGCCTGCGCAACGCGGGCATCACCACGGGCACGGCCACCCCGTACGTGACCAACAACGGCAGCAGCATGGCCGCCCAGGGGACCATCGGCGTCAACGGCGGCGCCTTCACCGCCACGGTCCCGGCCCGCTCCCTGGTCACCTACCGCATCACCGGCGGAGGCAGCACCACGACCACGACCACCACGACCACCACGACCACGACCACCACGACCACGACCACCACGACCACGACCACGACCACCACGACCACGTCGACCCCGCAGCCCGACGGCTGCACCGCCGCCTACAAGGTGACCAACAGCTGGCAGGGCGGCTTCCAGGCCGACGTGACCGTGGCCAACACCGGCTCGGCGACCACCCGCGGCTGGCGGGTGTCCTGGACGCCGACCGGCGGGCAGGCCATCAGCCAGCTCTGGAACGGCAACCTGACCAGCAGCGGCGGCACGGCCACCGTCACCAACGCCGACTACAACGGCGCGCTGG
- a CDS encoding LacI family DNA-binding transcriptional regulator, which produces MTRPRVTLADVAAASGVSVATVSLVLSGRAKELRISARVERRVRATAEELGYRRRTLPAGSRAGGPPAMGFVSDAVASSEIPGDLIRGAVEAAHRHGFVLFVGESGGDPDLERTLVTSMHDRQVGGIVFATGYPRRVLLPEVLNAAPFVLLNVLPIGRAPVNAVLPDDVEAGRAAARVLVDAGHRDGIHLIGTGPTPNDIPRNYPAAVERLTGACEAFREAGVEVVGVHPCLKWMPEDGYRATRALLAHHRPKALLCFSDRLAFGAYRALGEAGLSVPDDVSVVGIDNQSIASWMHPRLTTVALPHYQLGSTAVELLLDLTRRRTRGNGPATVHRVAMPTVYGGSVRTVEAT; this is translated from the coding sequence GTGACGCGACCGCGTGTGACGTTGGCCGACGTGGCCGCCGCGAGCGGCGTCTCGGTGGCCACGGTGTCGCTGGTCCTGTCCGGTCGGGCGAAGGAGCTGCGCATCTCGGCGCGGGTGGAGCGCCGGGTGCGGGCCACCGCCGAGGAGCTGGGGTACCGGCGCCGGACGCTGCCGGCCGGCTCGCGCGCCGGGGGTCCCCCGGCCATGGGCTTCGTGTCCGACGCCGTCGCCTCGTCCGAGATCCCCGGCGACCTGATCAGGGGCGCGGTCGAGGCGGCCCACCGGCACGGGTTCGTGCTGTTCGTCGGCGAGAGCGGCGGCGACCCGGACCTGGAGCGGACCCTGGTCACCTCCATGCACGACCGCCAGGTCGGCGGCATCGTCTTCGCCACCGGCTACCCGAGGCGGGTCCTGCTGCCCGAAGTCCTGAACGCGGCCCCGTTCGTGCTGCTCAACGTGCTGCCGATCGGCCGCGCACCGGTGAACGCCGTGCTGCCCGACGACGTCGAGGCGGGGCGGGCCGCCGCGCGGGTGCTGGTCGACGCCGGGCACCGGGACGGCATCCACCTGATCGGCACGGGCCCCACGCCCAACGACATCCCGCGCAACTACCCGGCCGCCGTGGAACGCCTCACCGGTGCGTGCGAGGCGTTCCGCGAGGCGGGCGTCGAGGTGGTGGGCGTCCACCCGTGCCTGAAGTGGATGCCGGAGGACGGCTACCGGGCCACCCGCGCACTCCTGGCGCACCACCGCCCGAAAGCCCTGCTCTGCTTCAGCGACCGGCTGGCGTTCGGCGCGTACCGGGCACTGGGTGAGGCGGGCCTGTCCGTGCCGGACGACGTCTCCGTGGTGGGCATCGACAACCAGTCCATCGCGTCCTGGATGCACCCCCGGCTCACGACCGTGGCCCTGCCCCACTACCAGCTCGGCTCCACGGCGGTGGAACTGCTGCTGGACCTCACCCGGCGGCGGACCCGGGGCAACGGACCGGCGACCGTCCACAGGGTCGCGATGCCCACCGTGTACGGCGGTTCGGTGCGCACCGTCGAGGCGACCTGA